The Chryseobacterium indologenes genomic sequence CTTTGGTTTCTTCTTTTACTTCTTCGAGGTGATTGATTTTTACGTCCTGAGATTTTGAACATCCGTTGGTATCAAGGAATGCCCTTGAAAGGTCAACGATCTTGTCACCTTTTCCAGAACATCTGCATTCTTCCTGAATCTGTTACTTTTGCTACTTCAACAGCAACAATGTTTTCAGCTTCACAGAATTTGATGAACTTTTCTTTATCTTCAGGATCTACCACCACAGCCATTCTTTCCTGAGATTCTGAAATAGCGAGTTCGGTTCCGTTTAATCCTTCGTATTTTAAAGGCAGTACGTCAAGGTTTACTTCAAGAGAGTCTGCAATTTCACCGATGGCCACGGAAACACCTCCTGCTCCGAAGTCGTTTGATTTTTTGATCAGCTTCGTTACTTCAGGGTTTCTGAATAGTCTCTGGATTTTACGTTCTTCAACAGCATTTCCCTTCTGAACTTCTGAACTCATCGTATGAATAGAGGTTTCATCCTGTTCTTTTGAACTTCCGCTTGCTCCTCCTACTCCGTCACGACCGGTTGCTCCACCTAAAATAATGATAGAATCGCCGTTTTCAGGTTTTTCACGTCTTACCCAATCTACAGGAACAGCCCCGGTAACGAAACCAACTTCCATTCTTTTGGCTTTATACCCTTCGTCATAAATCTCAGATACCATTGTTGTTGCGAGACCAATCTGGTTACCATAAGATGAATATCCGTTAGCAGCCTGTTTTGTAATGGTTTTTTGCGGCAATTTTCCCGGTAATGTTTTGTCTACTGATTCTAAAACATCAGCAGCACCCGTTAATCTCATCGCCTGGAACACAAAAGATCTTCCGGACAAAGGGTCTCTGATGGCTCCACCGAGACAAGTGGATGCACCTCCGAAAGGTTCAATTTCTGTCGGGTGGTTGTGCGTTTCATTTTTGAATAATAAATACCATGGTTCTTTTTTACCATCATATTCCGCTTCAATCCGGATAGTACATGCATTGATCTCATCGGAAATCACCAGATTATCCAGGTTTCCTGTTTTATGGAAATATTTTCCGCATACTGTTGCCAGGTCCATTAAAGAGATCGGCTTCAGCTCGCGGCCTAAGAATTTTCTTTTTTCGATATAATCATTGAAAATAGTTTCCAATGTATGTTTGAACTGACCTTCAAACTGGATATCTGACAATTCTGTTTCAAACGTCGTGTGGCGGCAGTGGTCACTCCAATATGTGTCTAAAACTTTCAATTCAGTTTCCGTAGGGTTTCTTTGTTCTGTTTTGAAATATTCCTGAATGAATTTTAAATCATCCAGTCCAAGTGCAAAACCATGGGTATTAAAGAAATTTTCAAGTTCAGCATCATTAAAATTGATAAAGTTTTCGTGAACGATTACTTTTGAAGGGATTTCATCGGCAGGAATATCCAGGATGGAAAGGTCTTTTTCCTGAGATTCCACTTTATTGATCAGAAGGTCTTTGATTTTCACCAGGTCAGCTTCGGAAACTCCCTCAAATTCGATCAATGTACCACTTCTTACTTTTGATTTTTCATTTTCTGTTAACAGGGCAATACATTGCTGTGCAGAATCTGCTCTCTGATCGTACTGACCAGGTAAAAACTCCATTGCAAAGTGGATGTTTTTTGCAGGATTTTCTGCGTGCAGGATGTCGGTAACAGGGTCTACAAAAGTATTGTTCACCACTTTTTCAAATTCTCCGTCATTCAAATTGAAAATGTCGTACACATTGTAGACTTTTACCCTTTGAATTCCCGGAACAACCGCTTTTACTTCATCAAAAATTTTTGGACTTTCAACATCGAAAATTCCTCTTTTTTCTACGAAAATTCTTTTGTTTTTAGACATTAGATGTCAGATTTTATTTAATATTAGATTTATTTCTCTTTTTTACTTGGTTTAAGTGTGAGCCTTTCTCTTCAGAGAGAGACCAACTTAAATATCTTTTGCCTCATTTGCGCTGGAAGCGTTTTCAGCATTTATCATCCAACGATTCTTACAGTGTACAAATTTAAAAGAATATGTGTTATCTTTCAATTTTACGTGCACCAATTACCAATATTATCCTAATTACTGAATAAATTTATTGGGATTATCGGGATGTTCTTTTTGATATTGCTCTGTTTGCATTATTTCTTCCTTCAGCCAGCTTTCAAAAGGAAACATTTTACGTTCATAATTTAGAATATAAACATTTTTTCCGTCCTCTGATACAAAGAACTTTAAATCATCAAACGATCCCAGATTACTTTTTTCATAATTATATGTATTGATCTGGTAATAGGGAAAGTTTTCTTTTGGTCTTTCTACAATTTCAAAAAGAAGTTTTTTATCCTTTTCAGACATTTTGCTATATACATTTACATAATAAATTCCTGAAATTGTTTTATTGTGTTGTTCAAAAAACTGAAGGATATTTTTTTCTTTTTCGTTATATTGAAAAGGATCAGGATAATATTTCCCGTCAATCTTCACATCGTTTTCCTTTGGATCAGCAAGGGGCTGAACTTTTTGTCCTTTTGTATTCATCACTCCCCATGTTCCACCTACCATTGCTTTATGTTCATCATCTGTTTTTTCCCAATCACATCCGTCACAAAATACGGCATAACCATAATTGAAAGAGCTCGCAAAATCATGTTCAGGGGCAATGACTGTTTTCCCATTCCGGTCAGCAAAGCCTATTTTACCTTTTTTAACAAATCTTCTCAGTCCTTCGGAGAAATAATCCGGGCCATTATCATATAAGAATGGGGTATACAGAAAGTTTCCTTTTCTGTCATATACGTATCCCCAGCTATTTTTCTGAAGTTTTTCCCCTTCTTTAGTTCCGTCAAAAAAAATGGTTTCTTCTTCTACAGGATCACCATCTTTAAGGTAACCGAAGATTTTAAACTGTGCAGGAATGATAATTTTACCTGCTTTATCTTTTACTCCAACCAGAGAGTCTTTGTTTTTAAAATAATGCAATCCTTCTTTTTGCTGGGCAAAAGAAATAATGGGGATCAATGAAATGGTTAATAGTAGTTTTTTCATAGTAATAGGTTGGAAAAAATATGCAGCCCAAAAGGGCTGCACCATGTTTATACTTTAAGATCAGCTTCCAATCCTATTAAGTCTTTATTCTGATCCAGAATCGGCTGTACTTCATTTTTAATGAATTCTTCCGTCTGAATCGGTGCAAACCCGATAAAGTTCTTAGGATCTAAAACTTCTTTTAATTTTGATTTGTCTAATTTTAAGGAATCGTCATTTAAGATTCTCTCAATAAGATCATTTTCCTTACCTTCTACTTTCACTTTTTTGGAAGCTTCCATAGAATGGACCCTGATCACCTCATGGATTTCCTGACGGTCACCACCGGCCTTCACTTCTTCCATAATGATGTATTCCGTTGCCATGAAAGGAAGCTCTTCCATAATGTGCTTGTTGATTCTGTTCGGATAAACTACGATTCCGTTCATGATATTATTCCAGATCAACAGAATTGCATCAACAGCTAAAAACGCCTGAGGAATTGTTAATCTCTTATTGGCAGAATCATCCAGTGTTCTTTCGAACCATTGTGTGGAAGCTACCATTGCAGAACTCGTCGTCAATGACATTACATATTTTGCCAATGCCCCGATTCTTTCACTTCTCATTGGATTACGTTTGTAAGCCATGGCAGAAGAGCCAATCTGGTTTTTCTCGAATGGTTCTTCAATTTCTTTAAGATTTTGAAGCAAACGTAAATCGTTGGTGAATTTATGGGCAGACTGAGCGATATTTCCTAATAAGGCAACAACTTTAGCATCAATTTTTCTGTCGTACGTCTGTCCTGAAACTCCAAAAAACTTTTTCGAAACCGAATCTTTTTGAAAGTTCTTTATCCAGATGTTTTACTTTCGAATAATCGCCATTGAAAAGCTCAAGGAAACTTGCAGCAGTTCCTGTTGTTCCTTTTACTCCTCTGAAACGAAGGGTTTCCAGGAAGAAATCCAATTCTTCAATATCAAGAACCAAACTTTGTAACCAAAGAGTTGCTCTTTTTCCAACTGTTGTCAACTGAGCCGGCTGGAAGTGTGTAAATCCTAAGGTCGGAAGATCTTTGTACTGAATAGCAAAGTCAGAAAGACCTTTCATAACGTTCACTAACTTCTTCTTCAAGATTAAGAGTCCGTCACGGATCTGGATTAAGTCTGTATTGTCTCCTACAAAAGCTGAAGTTGCTCCTAAGTGGATAATTCCTTTTGCTGAAGGCGCCACATCACCGTACGTGTGAACGTGAGCCATTACATCATGACGGAATTTCTTTTCATACTCTGCTGCTTTCTCATAATCGATATTTTCAGCATTAGCTTTTAACTCAGCGATCTGCTCGTCTGTAATTTCAAGTCCAAGGTCTTTTTCGATTTCAGCAAGAGCTATCCAAAGTTTTCTCCAATTCTGGAATTTGTTATTATGTGAGAAGTTAAATAACATTTCTTCACTGGAGTAGCGCTCTTCCAATGGATTTTTGTAGGAATTCATTCGTTCTTTTACTTTTTAGATGTACAAAAATACGGTTTTTCAGTGAGAGATGAAAATGCTGTTTTTATGATTTTTGAACCTTAAGTATTTATCTTTTCTACTGAGATCAGTTTCTCCTTTATAGCTTAACATTGAATAGACAGCATGGCAAAAGCCACCACTGTTCCTGGTATAGCAATACAACTTCCAAGTATATTTAACATCAAAATAATAAGTTTATCACTCATATTTTTAAAAAATGTGATGATTGCAGGAATCAAAAAAATATTCGAAACCATTAACAGAGCAGATAAATTCATTTCTCCTTCAAAAGGGGAAGATCCTTTTTTATGACATAGATATTCAGAGAGAATATAATCAGGTTAAGAATGATGATTATAACAGCTAGTGTACGATTTATTCCGGATCGCACAAATATTGTATAAGGGAGTACAAAATAACGAATAAATATTTTATTGCTAATACTTCCTATTGTACTATTCTAAACATTATGAATGTGCATCTGTAGTCTTGTATATTGAATTTCAGGTATGAATCGACCTTGCATACGAAAGGCTATCTCACTTCTGAAACAGCCTTTTTGTATTGGATAAATCTATTATTTAGATGTATGTTAATCAATAAGTCCACATTGTGATCCTACCGGAATACATTTTTTCATAAATGAACACCAGAAGTACCCCGGCAAACACATTGGGATGCCTCCCACAACTGTTTTCAATTCTTTTTTTGATAATTTTCTTAGATTTTTCATAGTTCTATTTTTTTGGTTGTTCCTACTTTGTATGCTTTTCGGATTCTGCTTTGATTTGTAGATCTAAGATACATATTTTCCACATAACAAAATATAAATCAATCATTTAATATCATTTATTAAGTAATTTATTTTTTTCAAATTATATTTCAAAAAATGAAAAGAGACTGTCTATAAGACAGCCTCTCCCTTAGTATATGCTTTTTTCAAAAATAATTCTCCCAAAAGAAACCTGCACCAGGAATTGAATCCAGTTTTTGTTTAATGGGGGATTTTTTTCAATCCATTTTTTCAATTCATCATTAGTTTTTAAAGTACTGTCTGTAACAGGAACGTTAGCGTATAATCTGTTATTATGAACATTACTATTCAAGTAAATCACTAAATACTTTTTATTGACTTTCTTTTCAGCAACTGAATATGATAAGTTTCCTATATCACAATTCGATTCATAGCTTTTACCATTTAAATCAAAGGTATAAATAAACTTAAATCCTGTTCCTCTGCCATATCCTTTAACTTTCTGTATTGTTCCGGTCGTATACAAGCCGTCTTGTTTATATGAGTTTTTAAACTTTTGCAAGAATAAATGATCATAGAAAATGATAGCTCCTATTATAATGACAATAATATAAATATAATATTTTTTCAAAAAAATGATCATGTCAATTACTTTTGTTTTTTCTGAATTTCTGATGCATTTGCTCCCGCAAGTCCATACATTGTTGTCCCAATAAGGAAATTGTTTACTCCAACTACCGTTTTATCGAGACCTTTCGCTCCTGTAGCTGTTGCTCCATTTACTTTCCCTAATCCTTTGCTTATAAAAGCAAATCCAATATTAGAAGCAGCTTCTTCAGGTGCCATTCCACCACCATTGAAGACTGTTCTGAATGCCGGCTGACCTTTTCTGAGTTTGGACCATGAAAGTTCACTAACCCCTCCCAGAATTTCTCCTGTACCGTAGGCTCCAAAAGTATCTCCAACAACACTCATTAAATTAACGTCTCCTGTCCCTACATATTGAGTTGCCCCACTTAAAACAGCTTTCCCAAGCAACGTCTTGGCTGATCCCCCTGAAACAAGATATGGTGAACCTTCCAATAATAAAGGAAATGCTACAAAGGCTGCCATAAATGTACCAAATTGGTCAACAGGTTTCATATCTGTATAGTGGTCAGCATCTTTAAAAGCTTTTCCATCAACCGTATAATTTCCGTCTTCTCCTAAAACGACCTTCTGTTCTACTCCGGTATCCACTCCGTTTCTTGCCAGGGTTGTTGTATAGCTACTATTATCATCTCCTCTTCCATTTGCGTAAGACACAAATCCAGCATCTTTAGCTTCCTGCTCTGAATTAATATCACTTCTATATTCCCAATTGCTATGGCCTGTCCTTCTTACCCAATCATTGACTCCTCTTCCATCAGGATCAATAAACCTTATCGGGTTGTTGACAGCATAATTGTATACAGAATGCCTGCGATACTGCTCAGCTAGTGGATCTGTCACACCCCATCTTCCGATATCAG encodes the following:
- a CDS encoding WG repeat-containing protein, which gives rise to MKKLLLTISLIPIISFAQQKEGLHYFKNKDSLVGVKDKAGKIIIPAQFKIFGYLKDGDPVEEETIFFDGTKEGEKLQKNSWGYVYDRKGNFLYTPFLYDNGPDYFSEGLRRFVKKGKIGFADRNGKTVIAPEHDFASSFNYGYAVFCDGCDWEKTDDEHKAMVGGTWGVMNTKGQKVQPLADPKENDVKIDGKYYPDPFQYNEKEKNILQFFEQHNKTISGIYYVNVYSKMSEKDKKLLFEIVERPKENFPYYQINTYNYEKSNLGSFDDLKFFVSEDGKNVYILNYERKMFPFESWLKEEIMQTEQYQKEHPDNPNKFIQ